The nucleotide sequence TCGAACGCCTGAGCGCCTTCCTGAACGAGCGGCAGTACGCCGCCCTCCACCTGCGCTCCGAGCTGGGCACTGACCTCACCGTGGGGCTTGCCCAAGGGCACCTGTGGCAGGGTGGAGCAGAAACCGCCCAAAACGGTATTCGGGGCGTGCCTAATCTTCCTACCGACGAAGTCTTTACCGCCCCGCACCGCGAGCAGGTGGACGGCATAGCGGTGGCCAGTAAGCCCCTCAGCGCCCGGGGACAACTCATCGAGGGGATCCGGGTGCGCTTTGCCGGGGGCCGGGCGGTGGAGATCCACGCGGAACAGGGCGAAGACACGCTGCGGCAACTCCTCGAAACCGACGAGGGCGCCTCGTTCCTGGGTGAGATCGCCCTGGTGCCCGCCTCCGCTCCCGTTGCACAAACCGGAACACTCTTTCTCAACACCCTCTTTGATGAGAATGCGGCCTCTCATATCGCCTTTGGGCGCTGCTATCCCACCAACGTGCAGCACGGCGAGAACCCCGAAGCCCTGCGCGCAGCGGGGGGCAACGACTCGCTGATTCACGTGGACTGGATGATCGGCACGCCGAGAACGGACGTGGACGGCATCACGGCCGCTGGAGAGCGCGAGGCGCTGATGCGCGCAGGGGAGTGGGTGGTGTCCTAAGCGGCAGCGGGCGTGGCGGCTGGCCGCTACAATGCAGCCCATGACCAGCAACCAGACCTACCAGGCCGAGGGCTTTTCCCCCACCCCGGAGCTGTCCAGCGAGCGGCAGACGCGTTTCTCACGGGCTCCTGAGCTGGGCGAGGGCATCGAGCCGGGCAAGGCCTACCGAGCGGTGCTCGAAACGAGCAAGGGCCGTATCGTCCTCGACCTGTTTGCCGAGGACGCGCCCGTGACGGTCAACTCCTTTGCGTACCTGCTGCGTCACCACTACTATGATGGCATTCGGTTTCACCGTGTGATCGAGGGTTTCATGGCCCAGGGCGGCGACCCGACCGGCACCGGCACGGGCGGCCCCGGCTACGACTTCGAGGACGAGTTCAACGAGCGGCGCCACGACCGCAAGGGCGTCCTGAGCATGGCCAACCGTGGCCCCAACACCAACGGCTCACAGTTTTTCATCACCTTTGTGCCCACGCCCCACCTCGACGGGCGGCACACCGTCTTTGGACAGGTGGTGGAGGGGCTAGACGTGCTTGACCGCCTCACCCGCATTCAGCCGGGGATGCCCGGCACACCGGACATCATCGAGCGGGCGTATCTGGTGGAAAAGAACGCCGGCCGCTAGGGCCAGGAGGCCAACGCCGCCGGTGCTCTGTGGGAGGGCCGTGAGAGCCGTCCGCGCTACACTGCACCCATGGACAACCGCACGAACCTCGACGACTACCTGGCGGGGCTGGGGATCAGTGACGCGGATGACCTGGCGCCCCTACCGCCTGCCCCGGAGGTGGGTGCACCCGCTGCGCCGCCCCTAGACGCGGGGCACGAGGATCCCCGCGCGGTCTTGGAGCGCTTCCTGCGGGGGCTGACCGCCCGCATTGACCCGGCCCTCACCGTCAGCATCCGCGAGGGTGAAGACGCCCTGGAAGCGGAGATCGGCGGGGAGAACGCCCCGCGGCTGGCTGGCCGTGACGGGCGCACGCTGGGTGCCATCGAGGTGCTCGCGTATACCGTGCTCGCCAAGCAGGCGGGCCGCAGCGACCTGCGGGTGCGGGTGGACGTGGGCGGCTTTCGCAGGCGGCAGGCGGAGGGGCTCACCCGGCTCGCCGAGCGCCTCGCCGTGCAGGTCGCCAAAAGCGGTGAACCCCATGAACTCCAGCCCATGCCGGCCGCCGAGCGCCGGGTCATCCACATCGCCCTCAAGGAACACCCCGACGTGACGACGGAGTCTGTGGGCGAGGGAGCAGCGCGGCGGCTCGTCATCAAGCCCAGGCACGGCTAGACGGCTCTGCGCCACAAGAGACCAGCAAACGCCCTGTTCTGTGATCCCCCAGCCCTCACCCCTCACCCTTCGCGCGTGGCTCGCGTGGGCCACGCAGCGGCTGCACGAGGCGGGTGTGCCCTCACCCGCCGCCGACGCAAGGGCTCTGGTGCAGCACGCGCTGAACCTCAGCGGCGCGGCCCTCCTCACACGCGGCGAAGAGACCGTAGCGCAGGCGGACGCCGAGCGGCTCCTCGCCCTGCTGAGGCGGCGGGCAGCGCGCGAACCCCTTCAGCATCTGCTGGGCGAGGTGGAGTGGGGCGGCGTTCGGCTGCGAACAGACCGGCGGGCCCTCGTTCCCCGGCCAGAGACCGAGTGGCTGCTGCATCTCGCGCTGGACGCCCTGCACGGCGTACCCGCACCCCAGGTGCTGGACGTGGGCACCGGCACGGGTGCGCTCGCGCTGGGCATCAAGGCTGCCCGCCCAGACGCAGCGGTCACCGCGACCGACCTCAGCCCCGACGCCCTTGACCTGGCACGGGAAAACGCCCGCCTGAACGGACTCGACATTCTGCTGGTCAAAGGCAGTCTGCTGGCGGGGCAACCGGGGCCCTTTGACCTGGTGGTGAGCAATCCGCCCTACCTGCCCGATGCCGACCGCCTCACCGCCGAGCCGGAAGTTCGCTGGGACCCCGCTCTCGCCCTGTATGGCGGGCCAGACGGTCTGGATGTGGCCCGGTCACTGGCGGCGCAGGCGCAAGCGGCGCTGGCCCCCGGCGGCCGGCTGCTGCTGGAACTCGACCCCCGCAATGCAGCCCGCTTCGCTGGGGAACTGCGGGCGCGGGGCTGGCGAGCCGAGGTTCTCCCCGACCTCACCGGGCGGGAACGCTTTGTGCGGGCCTCTCCCTACCGCTGACCTCACCGCGTCTTGGGCACAAGCACCAGCGCCTGCACCTCCTTCACTACGGCCAGGTCGCGCAACCGCTCGCCGTCGAGGTCACCCGCTTTTGCCAGCGCCTCGGCCTTTTTGCGGTCGATCACCGCCACCTCCAGCGCGGCGGCGTCTCCAAAGGCGTCACGGAACCGGTCGAGGGGGTATTCGACACGGCGCGACACTTTGAGCTCGGCTCGGTAGAGGTCCGTTTCGGCCCGGGCCCCCGCCGCGAGGGCGGCTTTGATCTGGGCGGCCAAGGCGTCGCGTTCGAGTTCCAGCCCTTGCAGGGTATCGCGCAGGGTGGCGTAGCGTTCCAGCAGTTCCTCCAGGGTGGGCTCAGCGTCCGGCATGCTCCGACGATACGCGACCCGTGTCCTGTGGCTCCAGGTAGGATGCCCAGCATGAGCCAACCTCCCTTTGATCCCGACGACCGCGAGCGGCGCATTCAGACGGCCATTCGCCGCGGCGCGAGCATGAAGGACATCGCCGAGCTGCGCCCTGGCCGCATGACGTCGCCCGAAGACGCCATAGAGGCGCTGCAGGACGGCAATGCCCGCTTCTTCTCGGGCAAGGCCACCCGGCCCGAGGCGGACGCGAACCAGCGGCGCGCGCAGATTATGGGTCAAACACCCTTTGCGGCGGTCCTCGCGTGCAGTGACAGCCGGGTGCCGGTGGAGATCGTCTTTGACCAGGGCCTCGGTGACCTGTTTGTGGTGCGCGTGGCGGGGAATGTGGTGGGCGAATCGGTCCTGGGAACCCTGGAATACGCGACCGAGCACCTCGCCGTGCGCCTGATTGTGGTCATGGGCCACGAGGGCTGCGGAGCCGTCGCGGCCGCGCTGCTTCCCGAAGAACAGCTCGCGCGCGAGCCCGAGCACCTGCAACGCCTGATCGCCCGCATTCAGCCCTGCGTTCGCACCCTTCCCCCCATCCGCGACAAAAAGGCCCGAATGCGCGAGGCGGTTTTGAATAATGTTCGTCACCAGGTGCAGGAGCTGCGGCGGCAGCCCGTGATCCAAGCCGCCGAGGCACGGGGGCAGATCCGGGTAATCGGGGCTTTTTACGAGATCGGCTCGGGCGCGGTGGACTTTTTGATCGACGAGGAAGACCTGCGCCCCTGACCTCGCCCCGCTAGAGTAAACGGGTGACTCCTCCTGTTCCCGTCCTCCAGGGCGAGCGGGTGATCCTGGCCCGGCTGCGCCGCGACGACCTCCCCGAACTCACCCGCCTCTTTCAGAATCTCGAACTCACGACCTATCTGCAGGGCTTCGGCGTCTCCTACAGCCTGGAGGACGAGCAGGCGTACTTCGAGTCGGTCAGCCGCAACAGCCCCACGCAGGTCACCTTCGGTATCTACGAGCGCAGCTCCGGGCGGCTGATCGGCGGCGTAGACCTGCGTGACCTCAACCACCGCCACGGCACGGCCGAACTGGGCATCAGCATTCACGACCCTGGCTTCTGGGGCGGCGGCTTCGGCTCGGAGGCGACGCAGCTGATGGTGGCCTACGGCGTCTTCCACCTCGGGCTGCACAACATTCTGCTGAAGGTCTTTTCGTTCAACACCCGCGCGATTCGCGCCTACGAGAAGGTGGGGTTTAGGGTCTGCGGCCGGCGGACCGGCACGGTGCGGCTGGGAGACAAGCGGTACGACACGGTCTTTATGGAGATCACCGCAGACCGGGTCGACACCTCCGCCCTGCGCGCGCAGATCGGGCTGCTGAACTAAGCTCGGGCACGGGGCGAGCTTTGGGGTCCTGGCTCGGAGCAGTTTAAGGACGGTGATGAGGAACGGGCCGCGCTAGAATGCGCCTTGGTCACGCGCCCCCAAGCTTAGGGTGGGCGCGTCTTTCAAGGAGACTCTGAACATGGCCGGGCACAGCAAATGGGCGCAGATCAAGCGCAAAAAGGGCGCCAACGACAAGAAGCGGAGCGCGATCTACTCCAAGCATATCCGTGCGATTCAGGCAGCGGTCAGAAGCGGCGGGAGCGGTGACCCGGCGGCGAACCTCAGCCTGAAAAACGCCATCGCGGCGGCCAAGGCCGACACGGTTCCCGCCGACAACATCGAGAATGCCATCAAGCGCGCGGTGGGCGCAGCGGAAGGGGCGGCAGACTACAAGGAGGTCACCTACGAGGGGTACGGCCCCGGGGGTACCGCGATCTTTATCGAGGCGCTCACCGACAACGTTAACCGTACGGTGGCGGATATTCGCGCTGTCTTTAACAAGCGCGGCGGCTCGCTGGGCAACAGCGGCTCGGTGGCCTGGCAGTTTGAGAAAAAGGGCGTGATCCTGCTGCCCGACGCCTCAGAAGCTGCCCAAGAAGCCGCCATTGAGCACGGCGCCGAGGATCTCCAGGAGTCGGAGGACGGCCTCGAGATCAGCACCGCGCCCCATGACCTCTACACGGTGCAGGATGGCCTCACCGCTGCGGGGTTCAAACCCGAGAGTGCGCAGATCACCATGGTTCCTACCAACACCGTCGCAGTCAGCGGTGAAGACGCCCGCAAACTGCTGGTGCTCGTCGAGGCGCTTGAAGAGCTCGACGACGTGCAGAACGTGTATACAAACGCAGACTTGCCGGAAGAAGTCGAGGCGTAGAAGGGCGCCCTCAAGCGCAGTGAGCAACCCGTGACCTCCGGACACAAGGTTCGTCCGGGGGGTGACGGGTTGCTCTCCCCCTCGCCACGCGCCCGAAGCGGCGGGAAAAGTTGACTTAACTGGTTGGATTAGTTAGTTTTCTGGCAGTCTTCGAGACAGCAAGTCAGCGGCCTTTAGAGCTGATGAAAGAGGAGGAGGGATGAAACGAGTCGGTCTGACGGTTCTTCTGAGCCTTACGGTGGCTGCCGCACAGCCGGTCACCGTCACGGATGCAACGGGACAGAAGGTCACGGTGCGGGACACCACCCGAGTGGTGACGCTGGGTGGCCCGGTCACCGAGATCGTGTATGCGTTGGGGGCGGGAAGCCGAATCATCGCGACCGATACATCCTCGACCTTTCCTGCGGCCACGCGAGGGCTGCCGAAGGTGGGCTACCAGCGTAACCTCAGCGCCGAGGGCATCCTCAGCCTGAAACCCACGCTGGTGATCGCGACCACAGAGGCTGGACCGCCAAGTACCCTCGCGCAACTGCGGGCGGCGGGGTTAAATGTGCTTATTCTCCCCGCCGAATACACACCGGAAGGCACGCGTGCCAAGATCAGCACCCTGGGAAAGGTCTTCGGTCAGGAAGCCAAGGCCGCGGAGCTGAACGCCGGCATCAGCCGCGACCTGGCCAAGGCCGCCCTGCTGACTGCCCGCTTCCAGTCACGGCCCAGAGTCATGTTCATCTATGCTCGTGGCCCCCAGACGGTTCAAATCAGTGGCGCGGGAACCGCAGCCGACGCGATGATCACGCTGGGTGGCGGCGTCAACGCAGTGCAGGGGGTACAGGGGTACAAGCCGCTCACCCCAGAAGCCGCCGTCACTGCGGCCCCGGACGTGATTCTGATGCTTTCGGGGGGCCTCGAGAGCCTGGGTGGAGTAGACGGCGTGCTGCGACTGCCCGGCCTGGCCCAAACGCCAGCAGGCCGCAACCGCCGCGTTGTGGCCCTGGACGACCTCTACCTGCTGGGCTTTGGTCCCCGGCTGGGGCGCGCCGTACAGGACCTGACGCTGGCCCTGCATCCCGAGCTGAAACGCTAACCTGACCCCGCTGCACCCCGCGAAGGAGGCTCACCATGATCACCGTGATGAACCGCATTGCCGTTCGCCCCGAGTACGCTGAACAGTTCGAGGAACGCTTCCGCCACCGCGCCCGCCTGGTGGACGGCATGCCGGGCTTTCTTCGCAACGAGGTGCTGCGCCCCACCCAGGAGGGCAAGCCCTACATCGTGCTGACGTACTGGGAAAGCCGCGAGGCCTTTGAGGCGTGGACGCAGTCGGAAGCCTTTCGCCAGGGCCACGCCCGCAGCGGCAGTCTGCCCCGCGAGGCCTTCAGCGGCCCCAACGAGATAGAAATCCACGAGGTCTTTCTGAGTACGAACGCCGGAACCGCCGAAAGCGAACAGGACGCCCAGTAGAAGCAGGACGGCCACCGCCGGAACGCCGAACGCGAGTTTTCCTGCCTTCCTACAGCACCAGGGCTCGCGCGTTGCCGCCGATACGGTCCCACAGGGTAAACGCTGCTCGCGCTCCCGGACGAATGATGCCCTCGTCCTCCCAACCTGCGGCCAGGGCAGGGCCACGGGTATGGGCCCAGAGGATCTCCTCCTCTGTGAGGGCCTCCGCGGGCGCGATGGGCTGTCCCTCGTCGTCGCGGCGGGTAAGGGCAGCAGCGAAGTTGGCGCGGTACTCCGGCGGCGCAACCGGGGCGTCAGACCCGAAGGCGAGGACGGCCCCCGCCGCCTTCAGGGACCGAAAGGCGTAGCTCGTGTCCACCCGGTGGGGCAACAGCTCGCGGATCATCGGCCCGTCTGCCTGGAGGTGAATGGGCTGCACGCTCGCGGTGAGGCCGCGGAAACGGGGAATGTCCTCCGGGCGCAGATGCTGGGCGTGCTCGATTCTCAGACGAATGCCCTTCTCGTCGGCAAGGGGACGCAGGGCCTCATAGACCTCCAACACCTCGGTATTCGCGCGGTCACCGATGGCGTGGGTGACCGGCGTCAGGCCCAGCCGCAGCGCTTCGGCCCCGCGCTCGCGAATCAGGTCGGGGGAATCAAGAGGCATACCGGTCCCGGAGCCACCCGCAAAGCCTGGGCCGTGCAGCCAGGCTGTGCGGCTCCCCAACGCGCCGTCGGCGAAGAACTTCACCCCGCCCCACTGGAATAGGCTCCCCGGGCTGCAGGCCAAACCGAGCTCGCGGGCCTGTTCCAGGCGCTCGTGCGGCAGGCAGGCCCAGATCCTCAGCGGCAAGTCGCCGCGAGCGGCAAGCGTTTGCAGGGCCCGGGGCGCTTCTGGCTCCTCAAAAGCCATCGTGTGCGCACTGACGTAGCCTCGCCCCGCCAGGTCCTCCACGCCGGCTTTTGCGGCGGCCAAGAAGTCCGCCTCGCTGGGCACAGGCATCACCCGGGTCACGAGTTCGCTCGCGCTCTCCAACAGGGTGCCCAGGGGCCGCACAATCCTCCCCCCCACAGGATCAGGCGTGTCCGGGCGGATGCCCGCGAGGCGCAATGCCAGCGAGTTGGCCCAGCCTAGGTGCAGGTCGCGGGAAAACAGCAGGACCGGGTGATGCGGGCTGACCTCGTCCAGCACCGCCGCTGCCGGATACTCATCCAAGCCCAGTTCGCTCAGCAAGAACCCACCGCCGCGAAGCCAGGTACCGGGCGGCGTGTTCATCGTCCGCTGCGCTACCCGTGCCTGCACCTCCGAGACGCTGCGCGCGCCGTGCAGGTTCAGCTCCGCGAGAGAAAAGCCGTAGGCGACGAGATGAATGTGTGCCTCCGCCAGCCCCGGCGTGAGGATCAGGTCACGGTGATCCAGCACGTGGGCCCGGGGCGCGAGGGCGGCCATCTCCTCCCGCGAGCCCACCGCCAGCACCCGGCCCCCACCCACCAAGACAGCTGTGGCTTGGGGGTGCTGGTCATCGAGGGTACGGATGGTCGCGTAGATGACTGTGAGCTCCGGAGAGAAGGCCGCCATGGTCGTCAGCGTAACCCAGCTCACCCAGTCCGTGAAGTTTCCGAAAGAGTCATTCTCACCCGGTTGCTAAGCTGCCCTCATGCCGCGCATCCTCGTCGTTGATGACGACGCCGCCATCCTCAAGCTCATCAGCGTGATTCTCACCCGAGCGGGACACGAGGTGCGAACGAGCAGCCATCCCGTCGAGGCGCTCGACCTGCTCAAGGTTTTCACGCCCGACCTGGTCATCAGCGACGTGGTGATGCCCTACATGACCGGCTTGGAATTTCTAGAGCAGGTGCGTCAGCACGAGAAGCTCTCGGCGCTGCCCTTTATCCTGCTCTCCAGCCATGCCGAGCGCAGCGACGTGCGCCGCGGCATGAATCTGGGTGCCGACGACTACCTGCCCAAGCCCTTCACGCCGCAGGACCTGCGCGAGGCGGTGGACGCCCGGTTGCGCCGCGCGGGCCTGACCCTCCAGGGCGAGAGCGGCATGTCTGCCCGGGCGCTGGGCACGGCCCAGGTCGTGTGGCAGGGCGTGCCGGTCTCGTGGGTGTCGCGCAAGGCGCTGGAACTGTTCTTCTACCTGCTCGAACACCGAGAGGTCACCTCCTGGGAGGCCGCCGAGGCGCTCTGGCCGGAAAAGGACGAGGCGCGGGCCAGCAGCCTCTTTCACACCACGCTGCACCGCCTGCGCCGCAGCCTCAGCAACGACGCCGTCGTCAGCAGCAACCGGCGCTACGCCCTCGCCGAGCATCTGCGTCCCGACTACGACGTGCAGCGCTTTGAGCTGCTGGCCGCCCAAGCCGAGCAGGGCGCCCTTGGCCTGGAGGAGCTGCGCGAACTCGCCGGGCTATACGGCACCTTTCTGCCCGGCGCGGACAGCCCTTGGGTGGACGACGTGCGCGCCCGCCTGGAGCAAAAACAACTGAGCGTGCTGGGCTTGGCCGCCCAGGCCGCCAGCCGAGCGGGCCGCGCCAAGGACGCCGCGCAGTTTCATCAGCGCGCCCTGGCGATCGATCCCCTCAGCGAGGCAGACTGGCAGGGGCTGGCCCGGGCACTGGGCACCCTCGGTGATCCCCGCGCCCGTCTCGCCGCACAGCGGGAAGCGTGGTGGGCCGCCGACCTGCACTGATCCTCACCCAGGTGGTGTTGGCCCGCCAGACGCCCCCGGATCCCCAATTCCCGTTGGCAGCCCTCTCATCTGGGGGGCCAGGGTTCCCCAGACACTGGAGCCATGAAACACCTGATTTTTCCCAGCAAGGCTCAGGCCGATGCCTTTATCGAAGATCTCCGCGCGCAGGGCTTGATTCAGCCTGAGGTGGGTCATACCACCCTGAACCGCCGGGTCACCGAAAGCACGCAGACCCAAACCCGTGTGGTCGAGGGTGGCGGCACGGCCGAGGACGCGGGCGAGGGCGCCATCGAGGGAACCGGCGTGGGGGCGGCTGTCGGGGCGGTGGCTGGTGTCGTGGCCACCGCTGCGACAGGAGGCCTGGCCCTGCCCGTGATTCTGGGCATGACGGCACTGGGCTCGGGTGTGGGTGCGGCGGTGGGGGCCGTGGGCGGCGCGGCCGGTGTCGACGAGACCGGCGGATACCTGGAAGAGGACCGCTACAACCGCCTGAACGAGGGCGTGTCGGGAGGCCGCGCCGTCGCCGTGGAAGATTCTGTACCAGCGGACGCGGTGGAGGCAGCGGCGGCGCGGCACGGCGGGCAGTTCGTCTGAAGCAAACGACTCCAGGAGGGCAGAGCCGCGCCGCTCTGCCCCTCTCTTTGCTTTCCGCACCGTGCCGTTCGGCGGATTCGGCCCCACCCGCCCGCTGCTAGACTCTGCCCCATGACCGGGCCGCTCACCACCTCTGAAATCCGCGAGAAGTACCTGTCGTTCTTCGAGAGCAAAGGGCACCTGCGCCTGCCCTCGCATTCGACCATCGCGCCCGACCCGACCACACTCTTTACGGTGGCCGGCATGCAGCCGTTCAAGCCGCAATTTATGGGCGCTCCCGCCGTGTTTCCCGGCTACGGCGAAAGTCGGCGCGTGACCACCGCACAAAAGTGCGTCCGCGTGGGCGACATCGAGAACGTGGGCCGCACCCGGCGGCACCTCAGCCTCTTTGAGATGATGGGCAACTTCTCCTTTGGAGACTACTTCAAGCGCGAGGCCATCGCCTGGGCCTGGGAGTTTCTGACGGGCTCCGAGTGGCTGGGGCTCGATCCCGCGCGGATGTACGTCACCATCTATGAGGACGACGACGAGGCCTTTCGGTACTGGACCCAGGAGATCGGCCTCCCGGAAAGCCACATTCACCGCTTCGGCGCCGACGAGAACTTCTGGCCCGCCGACGCCCCGCTGAAAGGGCCGAATGGTCCTTGTGGGCCGTGCTCCGAGATCTACTACGACCGCGGCCCCGCGTACGGTGACGACACCTGGGCCGACTACGCCCGAACGCGCGAGAGTGCCCGCTTCCTGGAGGTCTGGAACCTGGTCTTCCCGCAGTACGACCGGCAAGACCCCCGGCCCGATGGAACCCCGGTGCTGGCCGATCTGCCCTTCAAGAACATCGACACCGGGATGGGTCTGGAGCGGGTGGCGAGCGTCGTTCAGGACGTGCCCGACTTCTACTCGAACGACGTCTTTAAGCCCATCATCGACCGAGTAGCGGAACTCAGCGGTCAGCCCTATGAGGGCGAGGTCAGCGTGTCCCACCGCGTGGTGGCCGAACACCTCCGCAGCGTCAGCATGATCCTGGCGGACGGGGTGGCCTTTTCCAACACCGGGCGCGGCTACACCACCCGCAAGATCATGCGCCGCGCGATCCGGCACGGGTACCTGCTGGGCTTTCGCGAGCCGACGCTCTACCAGCTTGTCTCCCTCGTCGTGCAGACGATGGGCGAAGCATATCCCGAGCTCGGGGCTGAGCAGAGCCGTGTAGAAGCGGCCATCCGCGGCGAGGAGGAACGCTTCCTCAAGACGCTGGAGGGCGGAATGCAGCGCCTGAGCGGGCTGCTTGCGGAGCTGGAGAAGGGGGCTACCCTCCCCGGTGAGGCGGCTTTTCTGCTGTACGACACCTACGGCTTCCCCCTGGACCTCACCAAGGAGATTGCCGAAGAGTACGGCATCAGCGTCGACGAAGCCGGGTACGCCGAGAGTCTGGAACGGGCGCAGGAGACGGCCCGAGCAGCCAGCAAGTACGGCAAGGCCGAGCTGTTTGGCGCCGGGCAGGAGGCGCTGGAGGGGCTGCCCCCCACACAGTTCGTCGGCTACGACACGCTGACGGCCGAGGGCGAGGTGCTGGCCCTGGTGGGCGCGGGCGAGCGTCTTCCGCACCTGAGGGCGGGGAGTGAAGCCACCGTCGTCCTGTCGCGCACGCCGTTCTATGCGGAGGGCGGCGGTGAGGTTGGAGATACCGGCGTGCTGGAGTGGCCGGGCGGGCGCGGCGTGGTGCGCGACACCCGCAAGACTCCGGCGGGCATTTGGCTGCATGACGTGTTCGTGGAGGAAGGCGAGCTCAAGCCCGGCCAGACGGTGCGCGGCGTGGTGTCGAGCGGGCGCCGCGCGATCGAGCGGCATCACACGGCCACGCACCTGCTCCACGCGGCGCTGCGAGCGGTGCTGGGGTCTGGGGTCCGGCAGGCCGGATCCCTGGTGGCCGCCGACCGGCTCCGCTTCGACTTCACCCATGGCGCGCCCCTCAGCGATGAGGAGACGGCGCAGGTGGAAACCCTCGTCAGCCGCTGGGTGAGCGCCAACTTTCCGGTGACCTGGCAGGAGATGCCGCTGGCGGAGGCAAAAGCGGCGGGCGCGACGGCCCTTTTTGGAGAGAAGTACGGCGAGACCGTGCGGGTGGTGCGAGTGGAAGGCGGTGTGCCCTTCGGCAACGGCACGGTGACGAGCATGGAGCTGTGCGGCGGCGCGCATGTCACGCGGACGGGCGACATCGGCGCTTTTGTCATCGTCTCCGATGAAAACGTAGCCGCAGGCGTTCGCCGCATCGAGGCGCTGGCGGGCGAGGCAGCGACAACCTGGGTGCGCGAGCGCCTGAACAACGTGGCGCGCGTCGCTGGACTGCTCAACACCAGTGTGGACGGTCTAGAAGGTCGGGTCAGCGGTCTTCAGGCCCAGCTCAAGGCTGCCCAACAGGAAACGGCGCAGGTCCGGCGGCAACTGGCGGAAGCGCAGATGGGCGGAGGCCGTGCACCACAGCTCCGCGAGCTGGGCGGCTTCCGGGTCGCGGCGCTGCGGCTCTCCGGCATCGAGGGGAACGAACTGCGCGGGGCCGCCGACAAGCTCCTCGACCAGAGCGGCGCGGACCTCGCCGTGATCGCGAGCGACCGGGGCCTGGTGGTCAAGGCGACCAAGAACGCCGTCGCGCGCGGGGCACACGCCGGGCAACTCGTCGGCAAACTCGCCGCGGCGGGCGGCGGCAAGGGCGGCGGGCGGCCCGACCTGGCGCAGGCGGGGATTGGGAACCCGCAAGCGGCGCTGGAGGCGCTGGACACGGCGTTCTAACGCTTCAACAGCCCACAAAAAAGCCGCCTCTTGGGCGGTGATGGGTAAAGAATAGCGCGAGATACGAACGGGGTCAAGAGTATGCATTTGAGGGTAGTGGCTTTGAGCGGATGACGGTGGTTTCACGGGGAATGAACGGCCCAGTTTGCCCCAGGTGCAACCCGCCGCCTCGCTCCTAGCCCCGTGCCCGCCGGCAGGAGCAGCCCCGCTGGTACTGGAATGCGATGAGTGATGCCCGTTCGTTGGTCATCAGGACCGTCGGCTCTGGATCTGGCTGGCGATGGACCGAGCTTGGGGGAACCCAACACATCGAACGTTTCCATGCCACTCTTCGCGCCACCTTGCCCTTCCTGGTCCGCAACAGTCTCTCGTTCTGCCGTCAGCAGGCCAACCTCGAACCCGTCGCCTGGCTCTTCATCCACCGCGACAATGCGTCCTTACCTTGAGGCCACTACCTTTTTTCACGGTCTTCCCGAGCGCCTCTATTCATCCTGGCCCGTCTCGCGCAAGAGGTCACCCACCTGTGCCCCGCCCAGCCGCCGCCGCACGTAGGCGAGGTCGCGTTCCAGGTCACGGCGCAGGGCACGGGCGTCGCGCAGCTCGCGTTCAGCAGCCGCGATGCGCCGCGTCAACACCTCCAGTTGCCCGC is from Deinococcus sp. YIM 77859 and encodes:
- a CDS encoding antibiotic biosynthesis monooxygenase, whose protein sequence is MITVMNRIAVRPEYAEQFEERFRHRARLVDGMPGFLRNEVLRPTQEGKPYIVLTYWESREAFEAWTQSEAFRQGHARSGSLPREAFSGPNEIEIHEVFLSTNAGTAESEQDAQ
- a CDS encoding amidohydrolase → MAAFSPELTVIYATIRTLDDQHPQATAVLVGGGRVLAVGSREEMAALAPRAHVLDHRDLILTPGLAEAHIHLVAYGFSLAELNLHGARSVSEVQARVAQRTMNTPPGTWLRGGGFLLSELGLDEYPAAAVLDEVSPHHPVLLFSRDLHLGWANSLALRLAGIRPDTPDPVGGRIVRPLGTLLESASELVTRVMPVPSEADFLAAAKAGVEDLAGRGYVSAHTMAFEEPEAPRALQTLAARGDLPLRIWACLPHERLEQARELGLACSPGSLFQWGGVKFFADGALGSRTAWLHGPGFAGGSGTGMPLDSPDLIRERGAEALRLGLTPVTHAIGDRANTEVLEVYEALRPLADEKGIRLRIEHAQHLRPEDIPRFRGLTASVQPIHLQADGPMIRELLPHRVDTSYAFRSLKAAGAVLAFGSDAPVAPPEYRANFAAALTRRDDEGQPIAPAEALTEEEILWAHTRGPALAAGWEDEGIIRPGARAAFTLWDRIGGNARALVL
- a CDS encoding response regulator, whose amino-acid sequence is MPRILVVDDDAAILKLISVILTRAGHEVRTSSHPVEALDLLKVFTPDLVISDVVMPYMTGLEFLEQVRQHEKLSALPFILLSSHAERSDVRRGMNLGADDYLPKPFTPQDLREAVDARLRRAGLTLQGESGMSARALGTAQVVWQGVPVSWVSRKALELFFYLLEHREVTSWEAAEALWPEKDEARASSLFHTTLHRLRRSLSNDAVVSSNRRYALAEHLRPDYDVQRFELLAAQAEQGALGLEELRELAGLYGTFLPGADSPWVDDVRARLEQKQLSVLGLAAQAASRAGRAKDAAQFHQRALAIDPLSEADWQGLARALGTLGDPRARLAAQREAWWAADLH
- the alaS gene encoding alanine--tRNA ligase; translation: MTGPLTTSEIREKYLSFFESKGHLRLPSHSTIAPDPTTLFTVAGMQPFKPQFMGAPAVFPGYGESRRVTTAQKCVRVGDIENVGRTRRHLSLFEMMGNFSFGDYFKREAIAWAWEFLTGSEWLGLDPARMYVTIYEDDDEAFRYWTQEIGLPESHIHRFGADENFWPADAPLKGPNGPCGPCSEIYYDRGPAYGDDTWADYARTRESARFLEVWNLVFPQYDRQDPRPDGTPVLADLPFKNIDTGMGLERVASVVQDVPDFYSNDVFKPIIDRVAELSGQPYEGEVSVSHRVVAEHLRSVSMILADGVAFSNTGRGYTTRKIMRRAIRHGYLLGFREPTLYQLVSLVVQTMGEAYPELGAEQSRVEAAIRGEEERFLKTLEGGMQRLSGLLAELEKGATLPGEAAFLLYDTYGFPLDLTKEIAEEYGISVDEAGYAESLERAQETARAASKYGKAELFGAGQEALEGLPPTQFVGYDTLTAEGEVLALVGAGERLPHLRAGSEATVVLSRTPFYAEGGGEVGDTGVLEWPGGRGVVRDTRKTPAGIWLHDVFVEEGELKPGQTVRGVVSSGRRAIERHHTATHLLHAALRAVLGSGVRQAGSLVAADRLRFDFTHGAPLSDEETAQVETLVSRWVSANFPVTWQEMPLAEAKAAGATALFGEKYGETVRVVRVEGGVPFGNGTVTSMELCGGAHVTRTGDIGAFVIVSDENVAAGVRRIEALAGEAATTWVRERLNNVARVAGLLNTSVDGLEGRVSGLQAQLKAAQQETAQVRRQLAEAQMGGGRAPQLRELGGFRVAALRLSGIEGNELRGAADKLLDQSGADLAVIASDRGLVVKATKNAVARGAHAGQLVGKLAAAGGGKGGGRPDLAQAGIGNPQAALEALDTAF